One window from the genome of Actinoplanes teichomyceticus ATCC 31121 encodes:
- a CDS encoding carbohydrate ABC transporter permease has protein sequence MATTDPGASSPAVPAGRAAGGRRRARAPRRFSAGQLLLTVLLIGFAALFLYPLVWLVAASLKPAGQVFDNALIPRTWRFDNYVDVWRELPLLHWVGNSVCIALLAAALVAVSSSIVAFGFAYFRFPGRGVLFGLVLATMMLPASVTMIPTYLIWKLTGLLGTWVPLFGANLFGSAFYIFLQRQFYLGLPRELFEAARIDGSSYWQMFWRIAMPLSLPSFVIVFLFEFQASWNNFQGALIYLNAGSVEGFTAPLGVAYSMTKYSPTAGGHADYQYVMVAALLVTLPMLVLFSFGQRYFIEGVATQGRQG, from the coding sequence ATGGCGACCACCGATCCCGGCGCCTCGTCCCCCGCCGTGCCGGCCGGGCGGGCGGCGGGCGGCCGGCGGCGGGCCCGGGCCCCGCGCCGCTTCTCGGCCGGGCAGCTCCTGCTCACCGTGCTGCTGATCGGGTTCGCCGCGCTGTTCCTGTACCCGCTGGTGTGGCTGGTAGCGGCCAGCCTGAAACCGGCCGGGCAGGTCTTCGACAACGCGCTGATCCCGCGCACCTGGCGCTTCGACAACTACGTGGACGTGTGGCGCGAGCTGCCGCTGCTGCACTGGGTGGGCAACAGCGTGTGCATCGCGCTGCTCGCCGCGGCCCTGGTCGCGGTCTCCAGCTCGATCGTGGCGTTCGGCTTCGCGTACTTCCGCTTCCCCGGCCGCGGCGTCCTCTTCGGCCTGGTGCTGGCCACGATGATGCTGCCCGCCTCGGTGACGATGATCCCGACCTACCTGATCTGGAAGCTGACCGGGCTGCTCGGCACCTGGGTCCCGCTGTTCGGCGCCAACCTGTTCGGCTCGGCCTTCTACATCTTCCTGCAGCGGCAGTTCTACCTGGGTCTGCCCCGGGAGCTGTTCGAGGCGGCGCGCATCGACGGCTCCAGTTACTGGCAGATGTTCTGGCGCATCGCGATGCCGCTGTCGCTGCCGTCGTTCGTCATCGTCTTCCTCTTCGAGTTCCAGGCCTCGTGGAACAACTTCCAGGGCGCGCTGATCTACCTCAACGCCGGCTCCGTCGAGGGGTTCACCGCGCCGCTCGGGGTGGCGTACTCGATGACCAAGTACAGCCCGACCGCCGGCGGGCACGCCGACTACCAGTACGTGATGGTGGCCGCGCTGCTGGTCACGCTGCCCATGCTGGTGCTGTTCAGTTTCGGCCAGCGCTACTTCATCGAGGGCGTGGCCACCCAGGGCCGTCAGGGCTGA
- a CDS encoding carbohydrate ABC transporter permease, producing MPSDLKPRRYHRREAVAGYLFVLPWIVGFLIFTLGTMIYSLAISFSHFNLATNRMRPAGLDNYRALLEDPRVAMSLTNTLFFAVLAVPAEVCFALLLAVLLDRVRRGAGFFRTVYYLPKMTPAVATAAVFLLLLNGNTGAINQALRAVGVQGPQWLVDPAWVRPSIVLMALWGVSGTMVIFLAALKNVPRELYEVASLDGAGPVRRFFAITLPMISGAVFFAVIILTINAFQVFDQAFLLFWRDQTNVAPESSLFYAVYLFQQAFRQFNFGFAAAMAWLLFVILLILTFAQVRIGNRYVHYEGER from the coding sequence ATGCCGTCGGATCTCAAGCCGCGCCGGTACCACCGCCGCGAGGCCGTGGCCGGCTACCTGTTCGTCCTGCCGTGGATCGTCGGCTTCCTGATCTTCACGCTGGGCACGATGATCTACAGCCTGGCCATCTCGTTCAGCCACTTCAACCTGGCGACCAACCGGATGCGACCGGCCGGGCTGGACAACTACCGGGCGCTGCTGGAGGACCCGCGGGTCGCCATGTCGCTGACCAACACGCTGTTCTTCGCGGTGCTCGCGGTGCCGGCCGAGGTCTGCTTCGCGCTGCTGCTGGCGGTCCTGCTCGACCGGGTCCGGCGCGGCGCCGGCTTCTTCCGGACGGTCTACTACCTGCCCAAGATGACGCCGGCGGTGGCCACCGCCGCGGTGTTCCTGCTACTGCTCAACGGCAACACCGGCGCGATCAACCAGGCGCTGCGAGCGGTCGGCGTGCAGGGCCCGCAGTGGCTGGTGGACCCGGCGTGGGTACGGCCCTCGATCGTGCTCATGGCGCTGTGGGGCGTCAGCGGCACCATGGTGATCTTCCTGGCCGCGCTCAAGAACGTGCCCCGCGAGCTGTACGAGGTGGCGTCCCTGGACGGCGCCGGCCCGGTCCGCCGGTTCTTCGCGATCACCCTGCCGATGATCTCCGGCGCCGTGTTCTTCGCCGTGATCATCCTGACGATCAACGCCTTCCAGGTGTTCGACCAGGCGTTCCTGCTGTTCTGGCGGGATCAGACCAACGTCGCCCCGGAGTCCTCGCTGTTCTACGCGGTCTACCTGTTCCAGCAGGCGTTCCGCCAGTTCAACTTCGGTTTCGCGGCCGCCATGGCGTGGCTGCTCTTCGTCATCCTGCTGATCCTGACGTTCGCGCAGGTCAGGATCGGCAACCGGTACGTTCACTACGAGGGAGAGCGGTGA
- a CDS encoding GGDEF domain-containing protein — protein sequence MASRLMRFHMVVAAVAVLGFLAVPDGSTLQLVWQVAVGWLTAAIIVAAVRSRRPELSATWWLIALGVAGNASGILVEYVLTRTQADPGFPSWADAAYLSLYPACATGLLLLIRRRTAQRDWSGLVDATTLTTGMGLLAWVFMVKPAAADPTIGLLGHIVSVAYPVGDVVLLAMTVRLMISGGARNTSFRLVCAALGCFLAGDGAWAVINQMVWEPGPMAHKVLADVFLAGYLLFGAAAAHPDVRSLARAVAPRTGRISRTLLLALTVASLIGPTLLILQAVRDRVTDALAIALGCIALFLLVLVRMSQLITQLDRQTERVRELAVTDELTGLPNRRAWNTELPRAVERARRTGVPLTVAVVDIDHFKRFNDAYGHPAGDRLLKEAAAAWQEQLRSVDHLARYGGEEFVLMLPDAAVEQGGAILDRMRRATPLGQTFSAGIATWNGTETSDELTARADAALYEAKNAGRDRIVAARESALA from the coding sequence ATGGCGAGTCGGTTGATGCGTTTCCACATGGTCGTCGCCGCCGTCGCGGTGCTCGGGTTCCTGGCCGTGCCGGACGGCAGCACGCTGCAGCTGGTGTGGCAGGTCGCGGTCGGGTGGCTCACCGCCGCGATCATCGTCGCCGCGGTCCGCAGCCGCCGCCCGGAGCTGTCGGCGACTTGGTGGCTCATCGCGCTCGGCGTGGCCGGCAACGCCAGCGGCATCCTGGTGGAGTACGTGCTGACCCGCACCCAGGCCGACCCCGGCTTCCCGTCCTGGGCCGACGCCGCCTACCTGTCGCTGTATCCCGCGTGCGCCACCGGCCTGCTGCTGCTCATCCGGCGCCGGACCGCCCAGCGCGACTGGTCCGGGCTGGTCGACGCCACCACGCTGACCACCGGCATGGGGCTGCTCGCCTGGGTCTTCATGGTCAAACCGGCCGCCGCCGACCCGACCATCGGCCTGCTCGGCCACATCGTCAGCGTCGCGTACCCGGTCGGCGACGTCGTGCTGCTGGCCATGACCGTCCGGCTGATGATCAGCGGCGGCGCCCGGAACACCTCCTTCCGCCTGGTGTGCGCGGCGCTGGGCTGCTTCCTCGCCGGTGACGGCGCCTGGGCGGTGATCAACCAGATGGTCTGGGAGCCGGGCCCGATGGCGCACAAGGTCCTCGCCGACGTGTTCCTCGCCGGCTACCTGCTCTTCGGCGCCGCCGCGGCGCACCCCGACGTGCGCTCGCTGGCCCGGGCGGTGGCGCCGCGCACCGGCCGGATCAGCCGGACGCTGCTGCTCGCGCTGACCGTCGCCTCGCTGATCGGGCCCACCCTGCTGATCCTGCAGGCGGTCCGCGACCGGGTGACCGACGCGCTGGCCATCGCGCTCGGCTGCATCGCGCTGTTCCTGCTGGTGCTGGTCCGGATGTCGCAGCTGATCACGCAGCTGGACAGGCAGACCGAGCGGGTGCGCGAGCTGGCCGTCACCGACGAGCTGACCGGCCTGCCGAACCGGCGGGCGTGGAACACCGAGCTGCCACGCGCGGTGGAACGGGCCCGGCGTACCGGCGTCCCGCTCACCGTCGCGGTCGTCGACATCGACCACTTCAAGCGGTTCAACGACGCGTACGGGCACCCGGCCGGGGACCGGCTGCTGAAGGAGGCGGCCGCCGCCTGGCAGGAGCAGCTGCGCTCGGTGGACCACCTGGCCCGGTACGGCGGCGAGGAGTTCGTGCTGATGCTGCCGGACGCGGCCGTCGAGCAGGGCGGGGCGATCCTGGACCGGATGCGCCGGGCCACCCCGCTGGGCCAGACCTTCTCGGCCGGCATCGCCACCTGGAACGGCACGGAGACCTCCGACGAGCTCACCGCCCGCGCCGACGCCGCCCTGTACGAGGCCAAGAACGCCGGCCGTGACCGGATCGTGGCCGCCCGGGAGAGCGCCCTGGCCTGA